One window of Pyrus communis chromosome 12, drPyrComm1.1, whole genome shotgun sequence genomic DNA carries:
- the LOC137711612 gene encoding zinc finger protein SHOOT GRAVITROPISM 5-like — MDGDDQKELQLLPSPHFMTSRPSGSSVRYHRSKSAVQEGPNNSQLDLQLSISVRPAKPSSSDHYVFANPNTSEFDALNPKAAGRVESLKWQAAEQIRLAAMEKAYAERVRELTRREMELAQSEFARARNVWERAREEVEKAERMKEKAMLQMDSTCMEITCQSCRQRFRP, encoded by the coding sequence ATGGATGGAGatgatcaaaaggagttgcaGCTCCTCCCGTCTCCTCACTTTATGACATCTCGGCCGTCGGGTTCTTCAGTAAGATATCATCGATCAAAGTCAGCGGTGCAGGAAGGGCCTAATAATTCCCAGCTTGACCTACAATTATCAATCAGTGTAAGGCCAGCCAAACCTTCTTCCTCGGATCATTACGTCTTCGCAAATCCAAACACTTCCGAGTTTGATGCCTTGAATCCCAAGGCAGCCGGCCGCGTGGAGTCTTTGAAATGGCAGGCGGCGGAGCAAATCAGACTGGCGGCAATGGAGAAGGCCTACGCGGAGCGAGTGAGGGAGCTGACGAGGAGAGAGATGGAGTTGGCTCAGTCGGAGTTTGCGCGTGCCCGGAACGTGtgggagagagcgagagaggaaGTGGAGAAGGCTGAGAGAATGAAGGAGAAGGCAATGCTTCAGATGGACTCTACGTGCATGGAGATCACTTGCCAGTCGTGCCGGCAAAGGTTTAGGCCGTAA